A window of the Lolium perenne isolate Kyuss_39 chromosome 7, Kyuss_2.0, whole genome shotgun sequence genome harbors these coding sequences:
- the LOC127301073 gene encoding thioredoxin domain-containing protein 9 homolog, translated as MDGVVSQILEQHVLSAAKAVEDKLDEQIAALERLDPDDIEALRERRMLQMRRAAERRAKWRALGHGEYTEVPEKEFFSAAKASERLVCHFYRDNWPCKVMDKHMSILAKQHVETRFIKVHAEKSPFLTEKLRIVVLPTLALVKNAKVEDYVVGFDQLGGKDDFSTDDLEERIAKAQVIFLDGEGSGNPSKQTATSKRSVRQSDTGNSSDSE; from the exons atggACGGCGTTGTCAGCCAG ATCTTGGAGCAACATGTCCTGTCGGCGGCCAAGGCGGTCGAGGACAAGCTAGACGAGCAGATCGCCGCGCTCGAACGCCTCGACCCGGACGACATCGAGGCGCTGCGCGAGCGCCGGATGCTGCAGATGCGCCGCGCCGCCGAGCGCCGCGCCAAGTGGCGCGCCCTGGGCCACGGCGAGTACACCGAGGTCCCCGAGAAGGAGTTCTTCTCCGCCGCCAAGGCCAGCGAGCGCCTCGTGTGCCATTTCTACCGCGACAACTGGCCCTGCAAG GTTATGGACAAGCACATGTCAATTCTTGCGAAACAGCATGTAGAAACACGGTTTATCAAAGTTCATGCTGAAAAGTCTCCCTTTTTGACCGAAAAACTAAGGATTGTTGTGCTCCCAACTCTTGCTCTAGTGAAGAATGCCAAGGTTGAGGATTATGTG GTTGGATTTGATCAACTCGGTGGTAAAGATGACTTTAGCACAGATGATCTGGAGGAACGCATTGCAAAAGCTCAAGTGATCTTCCTTGATGGAGAAGGATCTGGAAATCCTTCCAAGCAAACTGCCACCAGCAAACGAAGCGTTCGACAATCAGATACTGGCAACTCATCAGACTCTGAGTAG